A genomic segment from Klebsiella africana encodes:
- a CDS encoding Gfo/Idh/MocA family protein has translation MLNGLKPLSRSLRWGMVGGGGTSQIGYSHRCAALRDNVYTLLAGALDVDAERGRAFGEQLGIAPERCYADYQTLFREEAQRPDGIEVVSVTTPNNTHFAITKAALEAGLHVICEKPLCFTAEEARELVDLSKKQNKIVGVTYGYAGYQMIQQARQMIADGLLGEIRIVNMQFAHGFHNQAVELQAESTRWRVTPKFAGPSYVLGDLATHPLFVAETMAPQLNIKRLMCSRQSFVPSRAPLEDNAFVLMEYDNGAVGSMWTSAVNSGAMHSQKVRIVGEKASIEWWDEHPNQLSYEVQGEPARILERGMPYLSPNALADDRIGGGHPEGLFEAWANLYRRYAQAIDATDRDDRAFLQDFWYPDVEAGLHGVYWVEQCVKSADAGSQWVDFTLP, from the coding sequence ATGTTAAACGGCCTGAAACCTTTATCCCGTTCCCTGCGCTGGGGCATGGTCGGCGGCGGGGGAACCAGTCAGATCGGCTACAGCCACCGCTGTGCGGCACTGCGTGACAATGTTTATACCTTGCTGGCCGGCGCGCTTGACGTCGATGCCGAGCGCGGGCGCGCGTTCGGTGAGCAGCTGGGCATCGCGCCGGAGCGCTGCTACGCCGACTACCAGACCCTGTTTCGTGAAGAGGCGCAGCGCCCTGACGGCATCGAGGTCGTCTCGGTCACCACCCCGAATAATACCCATTTCGCCATCACCAAAGCGGCGCTGGAAGCGGGTCTCCACGTCATCTGTGAAAAGCCTCTCTGCTTTACTGCCGAAGAGGCGCGCGAGCTGGTGGACCTGAGCAAAAAACAGAACAAAATCGTCGGCGTCACCTATGGCTATGCCGGCTATCAGATGATCCAGCAGGCACGGCAGATGATTGCCGATGGGCTGCTCGGCGAGATCCGCATCGTTAACATGCAGTTCGCCCATGGCTTTCATAACCAGGCCGTCGAGCTGCAGGCAGAATCCACCCGCTGGCGCGTGACGCCGAAGTTTGCCGGGCCCAGCTATGTGCTTGGGGATCTGGCCACCCATCCGCTGTTTGTCGCCGAAACCATGGCGCCGCAGCTCAATATCAAACGGCTGATGTGCTCCCGCCAGAGCTTTGTTCCCTCCCGCGCGCCGCTGGAAGATAACGCCTTTGTCCTGATGGAATATGACAACGGCGCGGTTGGCTCGATGTGGACCAGCGCGGTCAACAGCGGCGCCATGCACTCGCAAAAAGTGCGCATCGTTGGCGAAAAAGCAAGCATCGAATGGTGGGATGAGCATCCTAACCAGCTCAGCTATGAGGTACAGGGTGAGCCGGCGCGCATTCTGGAACGTGGGATGCCCTACCTGTCGCCGAACGCGCTGGCGGATGACCGCATTGGCGGCGGCCATCCGGAAGGGCTGTTCGAAGCCTGGGCCAACCTCTATCGCCGCTATGCGCAGGCGATTGACGCCACGGACCGTGACGATCGCGCCTTCCTGCAAGACTTCTGGTATCCGGACGTCGAAGCCGGACTGCACGGCGTCTATTGGGTAGAGCAGTGCGTGAAATCGGCTGATGCTGGCAGCCAGTGGGTTGACTTTACTTTACCTTAA
- a CDS encoding MFS transporter, with protein MNDNKMTPGELRATWGLGTVFSLRMLGMFMVLPVLTTYGMALQGASEALIGLAIGIYGLAQAVFQIPFGLLSDRIGRKPLIVGGLLIFVLGSVIAALTDSIWGIILGRALQGSGAIAAAVMALLSDLTREQNRTKAMAFIGVSFGVTFAIAMVLGPIVTHQLGLHALFWMIAILATVGILLTLWVVPNSHNHVLNRESGMVKGCFSKVLAEPRLLKLNFGIMCLHIMLMSTFVALPGQLEAAGFPAAEHWKIYLVTMVISFISVVPFIIYAEVKRKMKRVFLLCVAILLIAEIVLWGAGGYFWELVAGVQLFFLAFNLLEALLPSLISKESPAGYKGTAMGVYSTSQFLGVAIGGALGGWVDGFFDSQTVFLLGALLAMLWLLVASTMSEPPYVSSLRVEVPDGVVVDDALQARLLSASGVHQALVVPEERSVYIKIDSKVTNRFEIEQLIKGV; from the coding sequence ATGAACGATAACAAAATGACGCCAGGGGAACTGCGCGCGACCTGGGGTTTGGGGACAGTATTCTCCCTGCGCATGCTTGGCATGTTTATGGTCCTGCCGGTTCTGACCACGTATGGCATGGCGTTGCAGGGCGCTAGTGAAGCGCTGATTGGCCTGGCGATCGGTATCTACGGCCTGGCGCAGGCGGTTTTCCAAATCCCCTTCGGACTGTTATCTGACCGTATTGGCCGTAAGCCGCTGATCGTCGGCGGCCTGCTCATCTTTGTACTGGGCAGCGTCATCGCCGCGCTTACCGACTCCATCTGGGGCATCATTCTTGGCCGCGCCCTGCAGGGCTCCGGCGCCATCGCCGCCGCGGTCATGGCCCTGCTGTCCGATCTCACCCGCGAACAGAACCGCACCAAAGCGATGGCCTTTATCGGCGTCAGCTTCGGCGTCACCTTCGCCATCGCCATGGTGCTGGGGCCGATTGTCACCCACCAGTTGGGTCTGCACGCGCTGTTCTGGATGATCGCCATCCTGGCGACCGTCGGCATCCTGCTCACCCTGTGGGTGGTGCCCAATAGCCATAACCATGTCCTTAACCGCGAATCCGGGATGGTGAAGGGCTGCTTTAGCAAGGTGCTGGCGGAGCCGCGCCTGCTGAAGCTTAACTTTGGCATCATGTGCCTGCACATCATGCTGATGTCCACTTTTGTCGCCCTGCCCGGACAACTGGAGGCCGCCGGCTTCCCGGCCGCCGAGCACTGGAAGATTTACCTTGTCACCATGGTTATTTCGTTCATCTCGGTGGTGCCGTTTATCATCTACGCCGAAGTGAAGCGCAAGATGAAGCGCGTCTTCCTGCTCTGCGTCGCCATCCTGCTGATTGCGGAAATTGTCCTCTGGGGCGCCGGAGGCTACTTCTGGGAGTTGGTGGCGGGCGTTCAGCTCTTCTTCCTGGCGTTTAACCTGCTGGAAGCGCTGCTACCGTCGCTAATTAGCAAGGAGTCGCCGGCGGGCTACAAAGGCACCGCGATGGGCGTCTACTCCACCAGCCAGTTCCTCGGGGTAGCCATTGGCGGGGCGCTTGGCGGCTGGGTCGATGGTTTCTTTGATTCGCAAACCGTGTTTCTGCTGGGCGCCCTGCTGGCGATGCTGTGGCTGCTGGTGGCCAGCACCATGAGCGAGCCGCCGTACGTCAGCAGCCTGCGGGTGGAGGTGCCGGACGGCGTGGTTGTCGATGATGCCCTGCAGGCGCGTCTGCTGAGCGCCAGCGGGGTTCATCAGGCGCTGGTGGTACCCGAGGAGCGTTCGGTGTATATCAAAATCGACAGCAAGGTCACCAACCGCTTCGAGATAGAGCAGCTCATCAAAGGGGTATAA
- a CDS encoding YajQ family cyclic di-GMP-binding protein, which translates to MPSFDIVSEVDLQEARNAVDNASREVESRFDFRGVEATFELNDANKTIKVLSESDFQVNQLLDILRAKLLKRGIEGTSLDVPEDIVHSGKTWFVEAKLKQGIESAVQKKIVKLIKDSKLKVQAQIQGEEIRVTGKSRDDLQSVMALVRGGDLGQPFQFKNFRD; encoded by the coding sequence ATGCCATCTTTCGATATTGTCTCTGAAGTTGATCTTCAGGAAGCCCGTAACGCGGTGGACAACGCGAGCCGCGAAGTCGAGTCGCGTTTTGATTTTCGTGGTGTTGAAGCCACTTTTGAATTAAACGACGCCAACAAGACCATTAAAGTGCTGAGCGAGTCTGATTTCCAGGTAAACCAGCTGCTGGATATCCTGCGCGCCAAGCTGCTCAAACGTGGCATTGAAGGCACCTCCCTCGACGTGCCGGAAGATATTGTGCACAGCGGTAAAACCTGGTTTGTTGAAGCGAAGCTGAAGCAGGGCATTGAAAGTGCGGTGCAGAAGAAGATCGTCAAACTGATCAAAGACAGCAAGCTGAAAGTACAGGCCCAGATTCAGGGCGAAGAGATCCGCGTGACCGGTAAGTCCCGCGACGATCTGCAGTCGGTGATGGCGCTGGTGCGCGGTGGCGATCTGGGACAGCCGTTCCAGTTCAAAAACTTCCGCGACTAA
- the panE gene encoding 2-dehydropantoate 2-reductase, with amino-acid sequence MKVTVLGCGALGQLWLTALYKQGHDVQGWLRVPQPFCSVNVIETDGSVFNESLTANDPDFLASSELLMVTLKAWQVSNAVKHLAGILPVTTPIVLMHNGMGTVEELRSVKQPLLLASTTQAARRDGNVIIHVAHGTTHIGPAKSYEEDYSYLAEVLQNALPDVAWHNNIFSATWRKLAVNCVINPLTALKGCKNGDLRDYPQEVAAICREVAAVMEREGIHTSAENLLFYVGQVIESTAENISSMLQDVRAQRHTEIDYITGFLLNRARAHGVAVPENARLFELVKRKENEYERVGTDLPRPW; translated from the coding sequence ATGAAAGTAACCGTACTGGGATGCGGTGCACTGGGACAACTATGGCTGACCGCGTTGTACAAACAGGGACATGACGTCCAGGGCTGGTTGCGCGTACCGCAGCCATTCTGTAGCGTCAACGTCATTGAAACCGATGGCTCGGTGTTCAACGAGTCGCTGACGGCCAACGACCCCGATTTTCTTGCCAGCAGCGAGCTGCTCATGGTCACCTTAAAAGCCTGGCAGGTTTCGAACGCGGTAAAGCACCTGGCCGGGATCCTGCCGGTTACCACGCCGATTGTGCTGATGCATAACGGCATGGGCACCGTCGAAGAGCTGCGCAGCGTGAAACAGCCTTTGCTGCTGGCCTCCACCACCCAGGCGGCACGACGCGACGGCAATGTCATCATCCACGTCGCCCACGGCACCACCCATATCGGACCTGCGAAAAGCTACGAGGAGGACTACAGCTACCTCGCTGAGGTACTGCAGAATGCGCTACCGGATGTCGCCTGGCACAACAATATTTTCTCAGCCACCTGGCGCAAACTGGCGGTTAACTGCGTGATTAACCCGCTGACCGCGCTCAAAGGGTGTAAAAACGGCGATCTGCGCGACTATCCGCAGGAGGTTGCCGCAATTTGCCGCGAGGTGGCGGCGGTAATGGAACGCGAAGGTATTCATACCTCCGCGGAAAACCTGCTATTTTATGTCGGTCAGGTAATTGAAAGTACGGCAGAAAATATCTCTTCCATGCTCCAGGACGTTCGCGCCCAGCGGCATACAGAGATCGACTACATCACCGGTTTTCTGCTCAACCGCGCCCGCGCCCACGGCGTCGCCGTACCGGAAAACGCCCGCTTATTTGAACTGGTCAAGCGTAAGGAGAATGAATATGAGCGCGTCGGCACTGATTTGCCTCGCCCCTGGTAG
- the yajL gene encoding protein deglycase YajL: MSASALICLAPGSEETEAVTTIDLLVRGGVKVTTASVASDGSLTIVCSRGVKLLADAPLVEVADGDFDIIILPGGIKGAECFRDSPLLVETVRQFHLSGRIVAAICAAPATVLVPHQLFPIGNMTGFPALKEHIPAEQWQDKRVVWDPRVNLLTSQGPGTSIDFALKMIDLLVGREKAYEVASQLVMAAGIYNYYEA, encoded by the coding sequence ATGAGCGCGTCGGCACTGATTTGCCTCGCCCCTGGTAGCGAAGAGACCGAAGCGGTCACCACTATCGACCTGCTGGTCCGCGGCGGAGTAAAGGTGACCACCGCCAGCGTCGCCAGCGACGGTAGCCTGACCATCGTCTGCTCGCGCGGCGTCAAACTGCTGGCGGATGCCCCGCTGGTCGAGGTGGCCGATGGTGATTTCGATATCATCATCCTCCCGGGCGGTATCAAGGGCGCGGAGTGCTTTCGCGACAGCCCGCTACTGGTGGAAACTGTCCGCCAGTTCCATCTCTCAGGCCGCATTGTGGCCGCCATCTGTGCCGCCCCGGCGACCGTGCTGGTGCCTCATCAGCTGTTCCCGATCGGCAACATGACCGGCTTTCCGGCGCTGAAGGAGCATATCCCCGCCGAGCAGTGGCAGGACAAACGGGTGGTCTGGGATCCGCGGGTTAATCTGTTAACCAGCCAGGGACCGGGGACATCGATTGATTTCGCCCTGAAAATGATTGACCTACTGGTGGGTCGCGAGAAAGCGTATGAGGTCGCCTCGCAGCTGGTGATGGCGGC